From the genome of Vanessa tameamea isolate UH-Manoa-2023 chromosome 16, ilVanTame1 primary haplotype, whole genome shotgun sequence, one region includes:
- the Fife gene encoding regulating synaptic membrane exocytosis protein 1, protein MLPTNVMSFMKKMVATEDTVPGQIESPGTFGKLRQTLSSSLLTAQDKVTKLGPRTVVTESPAEPAPAPPPVQPTPTITQPTKTEREAGKAPSRAGACRVCLKALKPGEVFHICNGCQHRVCEDCSSYSKPASDDESSSWRCSVCRRKAGPRLPPAAQDSTDSLLDVPVLEALQRRHSEARLGSGGSSTALAPPRSPELRRHSDVSPASLKELEKLKGGGSTTPNVESRRPSTATPARRRSVRAPTPRQRSVDEDKNAPASALVAPPPMSRRASAVDVVAGAGSRRSSYRPEVDTADSTPQISGLSVDEDRPIRRRGSQLPDIAALQQRTGALNAMAALTSRGSDASEAASAATIAAAAAAAAAAARQMSVDAEAIKIVIHDVDDRSPRRVSLRRDPNDKGHRSRGFGMRVVGGKPDASGRREAVIVWTVPGGPADAAGLQQGDKVLEWGGVPLTERSFEEVCAVLERSGDSVELLVEPAPQLDEPPAPPSLTSHHHHALYEPETDKSPSSPTRRKLPKTPEQDRAERARERPPARAQLQVWFENEIRKLVVVLIAADDLPPRDHTLGYGDEPEAFARIRLLPSLESCPPVETDPASASCTPVWNATLGFGGLTADLLAGRALELTLWDACPGIDPVLIGECTMELEKAFADERAVWWTLEERGTRSANASPRGSLTGARALRRGDFASQRSVSDDVDSIGECASLLHPDHAWVAGSRRGSSQSETLEVEVYQLGKDFSRSLPGSRRSSFQQQDKDGGGEPPVCSRRSERRRSSCVRRDPDDILRSLRAVKGELGRTLSLSGSTARRTATGRKGSMWAAVPAAAACDAVADDDEVPLGPGQLPPRNAHLPPLHAEINLSIIMIKGQLELEVSHARRVYGVNGEVPDSYVKCYLRDGEKWLHKRKTRVIRRTTEPHFKQTLKYQASESLGRTLVVMLWQRCGGFEHNLALGGAEICLDKLTLPQRTYGWYPLFPATSLAADESPD, encoded by the exons atGGTGGCAACGGAAGACACAGTGCCGGGTCAAATAGAGTCACCCGGTACTTTCGGCAAACTGCGACAGACTTTATCGTCTTCACTCCTTACGGCACAAGACAAAG TAACAAAGCTCGGGCCGCGGACGGTAGTGACGGAAAGCCCAGCGGAGCCTGCGCCCGCACCGCCGCCTGTCCAGCCGACACCAACCATTACACAACCGACCAAGACTGAACG tgaGGCAGGAAAAGCGCCATCACGTGCAGGCGCTTGCCGCGTCTGCCTTAAAGCGTTAAAACCAGGTGAAGTATTTCATATATGCAATGGCTGTCAACATCGAGTGTGCGAAGACTGTTCGTCATATTCTAAACCAGCCAGCGATGATGAATCG AGTTCATGGCGGTGTTCAGTTTGCCGTCGCAAAGCTGGTCCGAGACTACCACCTGCGGCACAAGATAGCACAGATTCGCTTTTGGATGTTCCCGTACTCGAAGCTTTGCAGCGACGTCATTCTGAAGCCAGACTCGGCAGCGGCGGATCGAGCACCGCACTCGCGCCGCCTCGCTCGCCTGAATTGCGCCGACATTCTGACGTGTCGCCCGCATCATTAAAGGAACTAGAAAAG TTAAAGGGCGGCGGCAGCACAACACCGAACGTGGAGTCACGGCGGCCGAGTACTGCCACTCCTGCGCGGCGACGCTCTGTGCGGGCGCCAACGCCACGCCAACGGTCGGTTGATGAGGACAAGAACGCACCTGCGTCCGCGCTCGTCGCACCACCGCCCATGTCTAGAAG GGCATCTGCAGTGGATGTGGTAGCTGGTGCAGGATCACGGCGAAGTTCTTATCGTCCTGAAGTAGATACAGCTGACTCTACGCCACAAATAAGCGGTTTAAGCGTTGATGAAGACCGACCAATCAGACGACGAGGCAGTCAACT CCCGGACATTGCCGCATTGCAACAAAGAACCGGTGCACTTAATGCTATGGCAGCTTTAACTTCACGTGGTTCCGATGCGTCTGAAGCAGCTAGCGCTGCAACTATTGCGGCAGCTGCGGCAGCAGCTGCGGCAGCAGCACGACAGATGTCAGTCGATGCAGAagctattaaaattgttattcatGACGTTGACGACCGATCACCGAGGCGAGTCTCATTGCGACGAGATCCAAACGACAAAGGACATCGAT CGAGGGGCTTTGGGATGCGAGTTGTAGGAGGGAAACCTGACGCAAGCGGACGACGCGAAGCAGTCATCGTATGGACCGTGCCGGGTGGCCCAGCCGATGCCGCAGGCCTACAACAGGGCGATAAg GTATTGGAATGGGGTGGTGTTCCGTTAACGGAGCGCAGTTTTGAGGAAGTTTGTGCGGTGCTGGAGCGCAGTGGCGACAGTGTGGAACTGTTGGTAGAGCCTGCTCCGCAGCTCGATGAGCCGCCCGCTCCGCCCTCCCTTACCTCGCACCACCATCACGCTCTATACG AACCAGAAACGGACAAATCGCCGTCATCACCGACGCGAAGGAAATTGCCGAAAACCCcg GAACAAGACCGCGCAGAACGCGCTCGCGAGCGTCCACCGGCACGTGCACAGTTACAAGTTTGGTTCGAGAATGAAATACGAAAGCTCGTCGTAGTTCTCATCGCAGCCGATGATCTACCCCCTCGAGATCATACCTTGGGTTATGGTGATGAACCTGAAGCGTTCGCAAGGATACGCCTTTTGCCATCTCT TGAGAGTTGCCCACCTGTGGAGACAGACCCCGCATCTGCATCGTGCACTCCAGTATGGAACGCAACGCTTGGCTTCGGCGGCCTCACTGCAGATCTATTAGCAGGCCGCGCACTTGAACTGACACTTTGGGACGCTTGCCCGGGCATCGACCCTGTTCTTATTGGTGAATGTACA ATGGAACTGGAAAAAGCATTTGCAGATGAACGTGCAGTATGGTGGACGCTCGAAGAACGCGGCACTCGTTCAGCTAACGCCTCACCACGTGGTTCACTCACAGGAGCACGTGCCTTACGCCGAGGAGATTTTGCTTCCCAACGTTCCGTTTCag ATGATGTGGACTCAATCGGCGAATGCGCATCTCTACTTCATCCGGACCATGCCTGGGTGGCGGGTTCTCGTCGTGGATCTTCACAATCAGAGACGTTAGAAGTGGAAGTTTATCAACTCGGAAAAGACTTTTCACGGTCGCTACCCGGATCGCGACGCTCCTCTTTTCAACAACAAGATAAAG ATGGAGGCGGTGAGCCGCCGGTATGCTCCCGACGTAGCGAACGTCGTCGCTCGTCGTGCGTGCGGCGCGACCCCGACGACATTCTGCGCTCTCTGCGCGCTGTCAAAGGCGAACTCGGGCGCACGCTCTCGTTGTCCGGCTCAACCGCCAGGC GAACAGCAACGGGGCGCAAGGGCAGCATGTGGGCGGCGGTTCCAGCGGCAGCAGCCTGCGATGCCGTGGCGGACGACGACGAAGTTCCACTGGGACCGGGACAACTGCCGCCACGCAACGCGCATTTGCCGCCGCTACATGCTGAAATTAACCTCAGCATTATCATGATCAAGGGACAGCTAGAGCTCGAG GTGTCTCATGCGCGTCGGGTATACGGAGTTAACGGTGAGGTACCGGATTCGTATGTCAAGTGCTACCTCCGTGACGGCGAGAAGTGGCTACATAAACGCAAAACAAGAGTCATACGACGCACCACCGAGCCCCACTTCAAGCAAACACTAAAATATCAG GCGAGCGAATCTCTTGGGCGCACACTAGTAGTGATGCTTTGGCAACGCTGCGGAGGTTTCGAGCACAACCTTGCCCTCGGTGGTGCTGAGATCTGCCTCGATAAACTAACATTGCCGCAGCGCACATACGGCTGGTACCCGCTGTTCCCAGCTACGTCGCTTGCTGCCGACGAATCGCCCGACTGA